From the genome of Solanum stenotomum isolate F172 chromosome 5, ASM1918654v1, whole genome shotgun sequence:
CTTGTGGATTTTGACTTGATTTACCACAGTGATGTTCAACTAAGTTCAAGCATGACCTTGGAACTAGCAAcctataaggaaaaaaaaacataaaatctcATGAATAAACCATATCTCAGAAGTAATATAGAGCTATCGTACTTgaagaattagaagaagaagaacaatttGTTTCAAGTGAACTAGCAGAATGCTGAAAGCATAGATAAGATGCAATTGACTAATAATATTGCATATTTTATGTCAAAACAATTGCAGGATAAATTGTAGTATTAAATTACATACAGAACATCTTTTCAAGAACTAAtaggaaataataattaaaaatgtgaCTCGGACACGGAAAGAGAAACAAAGACTTACGCAAGTCCTGAATTATGCTTCGACCAACTTTAACTTTAGGAATATGGGAAATGTTGGACCACTAGGAGTTTGGGCCACTCCGATTGTTGCAACTTTCTTCTAACTTTGGGCAGCCTTTAATTTTCAGGCTCTGTAATTTCGTGAGGTGTCGCATGGCATTTCGGGATGGCAGATGCTCTAGTTTTTCACAGTTAAATAAATCTAACTCTTCCAAAGAAACAAGGTTGCCGAGCCCATCCGACAGAGATTCTAACAATGGACAATCGCGGATGTCCACAAACCGTAATTTGGGCATGGCATCTGAGAAGTCAAGATGTTGTAGCCGTTTGCACCTCACTAGATGTAATGTTTCAAGAGAAATAAGGTTGTCAAGTCTATGAGGAAGAGCCTCGATTCCGAAATCACATATATGGATATGTATTAGGGAAGAGAGTTGCATAAACTGATACGGCACAGAATTCCAGTGCCCAAGTCCGGTCACCGCCAGATTACGAAGGGACAACAGCTGCTGAATGCCATTAAAAATCAATTGGAATGCTTCAAAATCCACCATCTCTGGGAAAGGACCAATTTCCAATACCCTTAACCTGGTAAGACGGTGAAGGCCCCCTGCGGGTATACTAATGAATTTGGGACAATCTGATAAACCCAAATAAAAAAGTGAAGGCATTTCCCACACATGTAAAGGCAAGGAAATTAAGTTGTTACAGCAGCTGACCATAAAAAATCCCAGAGACCGACAATGCTCTAGCATTCCACTTGGTAAACTGGCCAATCCATCACAATCCCATAACTCAAGAGTTTGGAGAGAAGTCAAATAATTCTCTCCACTAGGAACAGGAAAAGAACTGAAATTGGGGCAGAAGTGTATTTGTAAGCTCTTGAGAGAATGGAGATTGTACAAGCTTTGTGGCAAGTTACGAAACTCTCTGCAGCCTGAGACCGTTAGGTTTTGAAGAGAAACGTTGTTGCGTAGCATCTCATCTGGAAAACAAGTGAGCTCTTTCACAGCATAGATACTAAGCTTTACGAGAGATGTCAAGTTGCTGCACAAGTTCAACAATGGC
Proteins encoded in this window:
- the LOC125865721 gene encoding disease resistance protein Roq1-like; amino-acid sequence: MPLLNLCSNLTSLVKLSIYAVKELTCFPDEMLRNNVSLQNLTVSGCREFRNLPQSLYNLHSLKSLQIHFCPNFSSFPVPSGENYLTSLQTLELWDCDGLASLPSGMLEHCRSLGFFMVSCCNNLISLPLHVWEMPSLFYLGLSDCPKFISIPAGGLHRLTRLRVLEIGPFPEMVDFEAFQLIFNGIQQLLSLRNLAVTGLGHWNSVPYQFMQLSSLIHIHICDFGIEALPHRLDNLISLETLHLVRCKRLQHLDFSDAMPKLRFVDIRDCPLLESLSDGLGNLVSLEELDLFNCEKLEHLPSRNAMRHLTKLQSLKIKGCPKLEESCNNRSGPNS